Proteins from a genomic interval of Maylandia zebra isolate NMK-2024a linkage group LG15, Mzebra_GT3a, whole genome shotgun sequence:
- the ostm1 gene encoding osteopetrosis-associated transmembrane protein 1, with protein sequence MLPYNLYLFFVFVAIDVPSLKCGDVVHLSASESADKLEAVPSLSTAAVSSPVPAVDTGFSFSLLSSFPEDLEVSDYCSDLLHIFGQRYVAYVNCLVPAARPVKVCQSCYSTYGSVVEIYKNISSDQMGPGNVTCRDSLLRSDRLMLVYQLYSNLESLWEDSNCAQCVTGDLESLTNDTLYFMSTLNQTLTCFEKYQQGNHTELCKNCKSAYGTLNVLYSQMEKNSTLCIDIEDAMNMTRRLWSKNFNCSFPREENVPVIAVSSFMLFLPIIFYLSSFLHSEQKKRKLIHPRRAKSNTSLMNIQDKLS encoded by the exons ATGTTGCCGTATAATCTctacttgttttttgttttcgtaGCGATAGATGTTCCCTCTCTCAAGTGTGGAGACGTGGTACATCTTAGCGCCTCAGAGTCAGCGGACAAACTGGAAGCAGTCCCGTCTTTAAGCACCGCTGCGGTCAGTTCTCCCGTGCCCGCCGTGGACACTGGTTTCTCGTTCAGTCTGCTGTCTTCCTTCCCAGAGGACCTGGAGGTCAGCGACTACTGCAGCGACCTGCTCCACATATTCGGTCAGCGGTATGTGGCCTATGTGAACTGCTTGGTGCCCGCTGCTCGACCCGTCAAAGTATGCCAGAGCTGTTACTCTACTTATGGCAGCGTCGTGGAAATCTACAAAAACATCTCGTCAGATCAG ATGGGTCCTGGGAATGTGACCTGCAGGGACAGCCTTCTGCGCAGTGATCGGCTGATGCTGGTTTACCAGCTGTACAGCAATCTGGAAAGTCTGTGGGAAGACTCCAACTGTGCCC AATGTGTCACTGGAGACTTGGAGAGCCTGACCAATGACACACTGTACTTCATGTCTACTCTCAATCAAACTCTCACCTGCTTTGAGAAGTATCAACAG GGGAACCACACAGAGCTGTGCAAAAACTGCAAGAGCGCCTATGGGACACTGAATGTGCTGTACAgccaaatggaaaaaaacagtACTCTGTGTATTGACATAGAGGATGCG ATGAATATGACCCGCAGACTGTGGAGTAAGAATTTCAATTGTTCCTTCCCCCGGGAAGAGAATGTGCCCGTCATCGctgtgtccagcttcatgctcTTTCTGCCCATCATCTTCTACTTGAGCAGCTTCCTTCACTCTGAACAAAAGAAACGCAAGCTCATACACC